Proteins found in one Rhodobacteraceae bacterium D3-12 genomic segment:
- a CDS encoding GatB/YqeY domain-containing protein, which translates to MDLRERVSSALKQAMKDKAADRLSTLRLINAAIKDRDIAARGEGNEAGVDGGEILAILGKMVKQRQESARAYEEGSRLDLAERERSEIKVIEEFLPKKLSDEAVEKAVDAAIAKVEASSIRDMGKVMGELKSQYTGQMDFGAVGPMVKDRLCAG; encoded by the coding sequence ATGGATCTGAGAGAGCGCGTTTCCAGCGCCCTGAAACAGGCGATGAAGGACAAGGCCGCGGATCGGCTTTCGACCTTGCGTTTGATCAATGCCGCGATCAAGGACCGCGATATTGCCGCGCGAGGCGAAGGCAATGAAGCGGGGGTTGATGGCGGTGAAATCCTTGCGATTCTTGGCAAAATGGTCAAGCAGCGGCAAGAGAGCGCGCGCGCCTATGAAGAGGGCAGCCGGCTTGACCTTGCCGAGCGGGAACGCAGCGAGATCAAGGTGATCGAGGAGTTTCTGCCCAAGAAGCTGTCGGATGAGGCCGTGGAAAAAGCCGTCGATGCGGCGATTGCCAAGGTCGAGGCCAGCTCGATCCGGGATATGGGCAAGGTGATGGGCGAGTTGAAATCGCAATACACCGGCCAGATGGATTTTGGCGCGGTTGGGCCGATGGTCAAGGATCGTCTCTGCGCCGGGTGA
- a CDS encoding Hint domain-containing protein, with translation MPLYSYSGSADIDTGRNNMGDRYLEFDASGLTSSDSGAPVLDELALVAGIDVLAAINAENGPYRVPTNEDIDLDGDGQITGSENSDGLFSSELNVLATVCFARGTLIDTPQGPRLIETLQPGDLVNTLDAGPQAIRWIGGVNTPARGVNAPVHIRAGALGNTRDLRVSQNHRMLLTGPHAELLFGQPQVLVPAKFLVNDSTIRITPADAITYYHFLFDTHHIVFAEACPAESLFPGKQTLDVLAPHERDEILDLFPNLDSSRCMGPTSRYTLKQHEARALLRSA, from the coding sequence GTGCCGCTCTATTCCTATTCCGGCAGCGCCGATATCGACACCGGGCGCAACAACATGGGCGACCGCTACCTCGAATTCGACGCCTCCGGCCTGACCTCTTCGGACAGCGGCGCGCCGGTGCTGGACGAACTTGCCCTCGTCGCCGGCATTGACGTGCTCGCCGCGATCAATGCGGAAAATGGCCCCTACCGCGTGCCCACCAACGAGGACATCGACCTCGATGGTGACGGGCAAATCACCGGGTCTGAAAACTCCGACGGCTTGTTTTCAAGCGAGCTTAACGTGCTCGCCACCGTCTGCTTCGCCCGCGGCACGCTGATCGACACGCCACAGGGGCCGCGCCTGATCGAAACACTGCAACCGGGCGATTTGGTCAATACGCTTGATGCCGGGCCACAGGCGATCCGCTGGATCGGCGGCGTCAACACGCCCGCCCGGGGCGTCAACGCGCCGGTGCACATCCGGGCCGGAGCGCTTGGCAATACGCGCGACCTGCGCGTGTCGCAAAACCACCGGATGCTGCTCACCGGCCCCCATGCCGAGCTTCTCTTCGGGCAGCCGCAGGTGCTCGTCCCGGCCAAGTTTCTGGTCAATGACAGCACCATCCGCATCACCCCCGCAGACGCGATCACCTACTACCACTTCCTGTTCGACACCCATCACATCGTGTTCGCCGAGGCCTGCCCCGCAGAAAGCCTCTTTCCCGGCAAACAGACCCTCGACGTGCTCGCCCCGCACGAGCGCGACGAGATCCTCGATCTCTTTCCCAATCTCGACAGCAGCCGCTGCATGGGCCCGACAAGCCGCTACACCCTGAAACAGCACGAGGCCCGCGCCCTGCTTCGCAGCGCCTGA
- a CDS encoding UbiH/UbiF family hydroxylase, with amino-acid sequence MTKTDVDILVSGGGVAGLTAAAVFGTAGFSVLCVDPTPPITERDVQGSDLRTTAFLQPAQQLLDFAGLWERLAPHAADLQIMRIVDAGGERPEPRATRDFNASDISEKPFGWNLPNWLLRREMVARLAELPNVDFRPGTGTTALFTRTNEARVTLSDGAKVTARLVVAADGRASPMRRAAGIPVKTTRYGQKALAFAVTHPIPHANVSTEIHRSGGPFTLVPLPDYNGLPSSAVVWMERGPEVERLAALDTPAFETEMNTRSCQLFGPLTLASRRTTWPIISQLAERMSGERLALVAEAAHVVPPIGAQGLNMSLGDMRVLLDLAQANPDSLGDAAMLDTYHRRRHMEVRARVTGIDILNRASMIESRPLRDLRAAGLNAIYALPQVRKTMMQLGLGARG; translated from the coding sequence ATGACCAAAACAGACGTTGATATCCTTGTGTCCGGCGGCGGCGTGGCTGGCCTCACGGCGGCAGCCGTGTTTGGTACGGCGGGCTTTTCCGTGCTCTGCGTCGATCCCACCCCGCCGATCACCGAACGCGACGTGCAAGGCTCCGACCTGCGCACCACCGCCTTCCTGCAACCGGCACAGCAATTGCTCGATTTCGCCGGCCTTTGGGAGCGCCTCGCCCCCCATGCCGCCGACCTGCAAATCATGCGGATCGTCGATGCCGGAGGAGAGCGCCCCGAACCCCGCGCCACCCGCGATTTCAACGCCTCCGACATCTCGGAAAAGCCGTTTGGCTGGAACCTGCCCAACTGGCTCTTGCGCCGTGAAATGGTCGCCCGGCTGGCCGAACTGCCCAACGTCGACTTCCGCCCCGGCACCGGCACCACCGCGCTCTTTACCCGCACGAATGAGGCCCGCGTCACCCTCTCGGACGGAGCCAAAGTAACCGCCCGCCTTGTTGTCGCCGCCGATGGCCGCGCCTCGCCCATGCGCAGGGCGGCGGGCATCCCGGTCAAAACCACCCGCTACGGGCAAAAGGCGCTGGCCTTTGCCGTGACCCACCCGATCCCGCACGCCAATGTCTCGACCGAAATCCATCGCTCCGGCGGCCCCTTCACCCTCGTGCCGCTGCCCGATTATAACGGGCTGCCCTCGTCCGCCGTCGTCTGGATGGAGCGCGGGCCAGAGGTGGAACGCCTCGCCGCACTCGACACGCCCGCGTTCGAGACCGAGATGAACACCCGCTCCTGTCAGCTCTTCGGCCCGCTCACGCTGGCCTCGCGGCGCACCACTTGGCCGATCATCTCGCAACTCGCCGAGCGGATGTCGGGCGAACGCCTCGCCCTTGTCGCCGAAGCCGCCCATGTGGTGCCACCCATCGGGGCACAGGGGCTGAACATGTCACTTGGCGATATGCGGGTGCTGCTGGATCTGGCACAGGCCAACCCGGACAGCCTCGGCGATGCCGCGATGCTCGACACCTACCACCGCCGCCGCCACATGGAGGTGCGCGCGCGGGTGACGGGGATCGACATCCTCAACCGCGCCTCAATGATCGAAAGCCGCCCCTTGCGTGATTTGCGCGCCGCGGGTTTGAACGCGATCTACGCGCTGCCGCAAGTGCGCAAAACCATGATGCAACTCGGCCTCGGCGCACGCGGCTGA
- a CDS encoding glycosyltransferase has translation MTMHQALQPSGEDTPGDGFARYLLSCDMVSASDLLDARAVQSRSRRTLDRILISEGHVSSQDMARALSRYHGLPRADLLNNPPDPALVGAIPLRLCLNRSVLPWKMRGDTLCIIASHLDDFTHVLSIMGDDAPKAELAIAPACEIQAALAQTHRDTLTQQASARVPEAESCRTWQSSGRRRLALTLLGVATLLALTVLQPAYMFAALALWATFTLIVAAALRLSAYLAHMSAPDPTAAQATDPAPAPLPATGPPQNHSRSTQPLPLPRVSMLVPLFKETEIASHLVARLSRLTYPKPLLDVVLVLEENDHLTRDTIAACTLPPWMRVVKVPEGAPKTKPRAMNYALDFCDGEIIGIWDAEDAPDPDQITRMVERFQQVPDDVVCLQGVLDYYNSQQNWLSRCFTIEYAAWFRLMLPGMSRLGLAIPLGGTTLFFRRAALEELGGWDAHNVTEDADLGFRLARHGYRTEVISTTTSEEANCRVWPWVRQRSRWLKGYMVTYLVHMRNPLRFYRQMGALRFWGFQAHFITALSQFILAPFLWSFWLVLLGLPHPFDPLFPRELLLSFGLLFLMIEVISILINATAVSGPKHRHLLLWVPTMHFYYPLGAIAAYKALYELVALPFYWDKTQHGHSLANRATGPPNTGPANAATAIAAAPTAAPAEGLVFHTTRVELEPGHERL, from the coding sequence ATGACCATGCATCAGGCACTGCAACCTTCTGGCGAAGACACTCCGGGCGACGGGTTCGCGCGCTATCTGCTCTCTTGCGACATGGTCTCGGCCTCCGATCTGCTCGACGCCCGCGCGGTGCAATCACGCAGCCGCAGAACCCTTGATCGTATCCTGATCTCCGAAGGCCACGTCAGCAGTCAGGACATGGCCCGCGCCCTCTCGCGCTATCATGGCCTGCCCCGCGCGGACCTCCTCAACAACCCGCCCGACCCGGCGCTGGTTGGCGCCATTCCCTTGCGTCTCTGCCTCAACCGAAGCGTTCTGCCGTGGAAAATGCGCGGTGACACGCTCTGTATCATCGCCTCGCATCTTGACGATTTCACCCATGTTCTCAGCATCATGGGCGATGATGCCCCCAAGGCCGAACTGGCCATCGCCCCGGCCTGCGAAATTCAGGCCGCCCTCGCCCAGACCCATCGTGACACGCTCACCCAACAGGCCTCCGCCCGCGTTCCCGAAGCGGAAAGCTGCCGCACATGGCAGTCGTCGGGGCGACGACGCCTCGCGCTCACCCTGCTCGGTGTCGCGACCCTTCTGGCGCTGACGGTTCTACAACCGGCCTATATGTTCGCGGCCCTCGCGCTCTGGGCGACCTTCACGCTGATCGTCGCCGCCGCACTGCGCCTGTCGGCCTATCTTGCCCATATGTCGGCCCCCGATCCTACCGCCGCACAGGCGACTGATCCCGCGCCCGCCCCCTTGCCCGCGACCGGCCCGCCACAGAACCATTCACGCAGCACCCAACCCCTCCCGTTGCCGCGCGTCTCCATGCTCGTGCCGCTGTTCAAGGAAACCGAAATCGCCAGTCACCTCGTGGCGCGCCTGTCCCGGCTGACCTACCCCAAACCGCTGCTCGACGTGGTGCTCGTGCTGGAAGAGAACGACCACCTCACCCGCGACACCATCGCCGCCTGCACCCTGCCGCCGTGGATGCGCGTGGTCAAAGTCCCCGAAGGCGCGCCCAAGACCAAGCCACGCGCAATGAACTACGCCCTCGACTTCTGTGATGGCGAAATCATCGGCATCTGGGACGCCGAAGACGCCCCCGACCCGGATCAGATCACCCGCATGGTCGAGCGGTTCCAACAGGTGCCCGATGACGTGGTCTGCCTTCAGGGCGTGCTTGATTATTACAACAGCCAGCAGAACTGGCTCTCGCGATGTTTCACCATCGAATATGCCGCGTGGTTCCGCCTCATGCTGCCGGGCATGTCGCGCCTTGGGCTGGCGATCCCGCTGGGGGGCACCACGCTGTTCTTCCGCCGCGCCGCTCTGGAAGAATTGGGCGGTTGGGACGCCCATAACGTCACCGAAGACGCCGATCTCGGCTTCCGCCTCGCCCGTCACGGCTATCGCACCGAGGTGATCTCAACCACCACAAGTGAAGAGGCCAACTGCCGCGTCTGGCCATGGGTCCGCCAACGCTCGCGATGGCTCAAGGGCTACATGGTGACCTACCTCGTTCACATGCGAAATCCGCTGCGCTTTTATCGCCAGATGGGCGCGCTCCGGTTCTGGGGGTTTCAGGCGCATTTTATCACCGCCCTTTCGCAGTTCATACTGGCCCCCTTCCTGTGGTCCTTCTGGCTGGTGCTGCTTGGCCTGCCCCACCCGTTCGACCCGCTGTTCCCGCGTGAGCTGTTGCTGAGCTTCGGTCTGCTTTTCCTGATGATCGAAGTGATCAGCATCCTGATCAACGCCACCGCCGTTTCCGGGCCAAAACACCGGCACCTGCTGCTCTGGGTGCCGACGATGCATTTCTATTATCCGCTGGGGGCCATCGCCGCCTACAAGGCTCTATACGAACTGGTCGCGCTGCCGTTCTATTGGGACAAGACCCAGCACGGCCATTCGCTCGCCAACCGCGCGACCGGCCCTCCCAACACCGGGCCTGCCAACGCGGCCACAGCCATTGCCGCCGCGCCCACCGCCGCGCCCGCAGAAGGCCTAGTTTTCCATACCACCCGCGTCGAGCTTGAGCCGGGTCACGAACGCCTTTGA
- a CDS encoding universal stress protein, translating to MYKNILVPIAADHDPNTDAALKVARALAGEGATITALTVVETMPGYVASQLPEGQFEKTMAAVTNGLKEDLAGAGDVVIKVIEGHSARSILEFAAKAKIDCIVMASHRPDISDYFLGSTASRVVRHAQCAVHVLR from the coding sequence ATGTATAAGAATATTCTGGTCCCGATTGCAGCAGATCACGACCCCAACACCGATGCGGCGCTGAAGGTGGCGCGGGCGTTGGCCGGAGAGGGCGCGACGATCACCGCGCTGACCGTGGTCGAGACGATGCCGGGCTATGTGGCGAGCCAGTTGCCCGAGGGGCAGTTTGAAAAGACCATGGCGGCCGTGACGAACGGGTTGAAAGAGGACCTTGCCGGGGCGGGGGATGTGGTGATCAAGGTGATCGAGGGGCATTCGGCCCGCAGCATTCTGGAGTTTGCCGCTAAGGCCAAGATTGACTGCATCGTCATGGCCTCGCATCGCCCGGACATCAGCGACTATTTCCTCGGCTCGACCGCATCGCGCGTGGTGCGCCATGCGCAATGTGCGGTGCATGTGCTGCGTTGA
- a CDS encoding GntR family transcriptional regulator: MKEARSAQKDAYSLLLDAIDLGEFKPGDRLVESDLAERFGVSRTPIREALQRLETQALLTRDGRSLIVASLDHNQLAELYVVRAELEGLAARLAAKHATDEEVRVLRDMVEEDRKLTGDPQALAQANRRFHRQLHLASHNRFLKQQLDLVHQSMALMATTSLAVEGRGKTALGEHDAIVRAIEAKDEDGAQAALKAHISKAFVTRLKLDAGGMEN, encoded by the coding sequence ATGAAAGAGGCACGATCAGCGCAGAAAGACGCCTATTCGCTGTTGCTGGACGCGATTGACCTTGGCGAATTCAAGCCGGGGGATCGTTTGGTGGAAAGCGATCTGGCCGAGCGGTTCGGGGTGTCGCGCACGCCCATTCGCGAGGCGTTGCAGCGGTTGGAAACGCAGGCGTTGCTGACCCGCGACGGGCGCAGTTTGATCGTGGCGTCGCTGGATCACAATCAGCTGGCCGAGCTTTATGTGGTGCGCGCCGAGCTGGAGGGGCTGGCGGCGCGGTTGGCGGCGAAACATGCCACCGACGAGGAGGTGCGCGTGTTGCGCGACATGGTCGAGGAGGACCGCAAGCTGACCGGTGATCCACAGGCCTTGGCGCAGGCGAACCGGCGGTTCCACCGCCAGTTGCATCTGGCGTCGCACAACCGGTTCCTCAAGCAACAACTTGACCTTGTGCATCAGTCGATGGCGTTGATGGCGACCACATCTTTGGCCGTGGAGGGCCGGGGCAAGACCGCGCTGGGAGAGCATGATGCGATCGTGCGTGCCATTGAGGCCAAGGACGAAGACGGGGCGCAAGCCGCGCTCAAGGCGCATATTTCAAAGGCGTTCGTGACCCGGCTCAAGCTCGACGCGGGTGGTATGGAAAACTAG
- a CDS encoding zf-TFIIB domain-containing protein, producing MKCPIDGETLRMSERHGVEIDYCPSCRGVWLDRGELDKIIDKAVGDMALPDPEPVPEPEPVPQPAPEAAPEPRVWQEPYREARAPKGKRYKGKYSDDGTYRKKKRRKSILEEIFDFD from the coding sequence ATGAAATGCCCGATTGACGGTGAAACCCTGCGCATGAGCGAACGCCACGGGGTTGAGATTGACTATTGCCCAAGCTGCCGTGGTGTGTGGCTTGACCGGGGTGAATTGGACAAGATCATCGACAAGGCGGTGGGCGATATGGCGTTGCCAGACCCGGAGCCAGTTCCTGAGCCAGAGCCGGTGCCGCAGCCAGCGCCCGAGGCCGCACCGGAGCCGCGCGTTTGGCAGGAACCTTACCGCGAGGCGCGCGCGCCTAAGGGCAAGCGGTACAAGGGCAAATATTCTGATGACGGGACGTATCGCAAGAAGAAGCGGCGCAAGTCTATTCTCGAAGAAATATTCGATTTCGACTGA
- the ilvC gene encoding ketol-acid reductoisomerase: MRVYYDRDCDINLIKDMKVAILGYGSQGHAHALNLRDSGAKNVVVALREGSASAKKAEGEGLKVMGIAEAAAWCDLIMFTMPDELQAETYKKYVHDNLREGAAIAFAHGLNVHFGLIEPKAGVDVIMMAPKGPGHTVRGEYVKGGGVPCLVAVDNDASGKALEIGLSYCSAIGGGRSGIIETNFREECETDLFGEQAVLCGGLVELIRMGFETLVEAGYAPEMAYFECLHEVKLIVDLIYEGGIANMNYSISNTAEYGEYVSGPRILPYDETKARMKAVLTDIQSGKFVRDFMLENAVGQPSFKATRRINDEHGIEATGEKLRGMMPWISAGKMVDKEKN, from the coding sequence ATGCGCGTTTATTACGATCGTGATTGCGACATCAACCTGATCAAAGACATGAAAGTTGCCATTCTCGGCTATGGCTCCCAAGGCCACGCCCACGCGCTCAACCTGCGCGATTCCGGTGCCAAGAATGTCGTCGTCGCCCTGCGCGAAGGCTCCGCCTCGGCCAAGAAAGCCGAAGGCGAAGGTCTCAAAGTTATGGGCATCGCCGAAGCCGCCGCTTGGTGTGATCTCATCATGTTCACCATGCCCGATGAGCTTCAGGCCGAAACCTACAAGAAATACGTCCACGACAACCTGCGCGAAGGCGCCGCGATTGCCTTCGCCCACGGCCTGAACGTGCACTTCGGCCTGATCGAACCCAAAGCAGGCGTTGACGTGATCATGATGGCCCCCAAAGGCCCCGGTCACACCGTGCGCGGCGAATACGTCAAAGGGGGCGGCGTGCCCTGCCTCGTGGCCGTTGACAATGACGCGTCGGGTAAGGCGCTGGAAATCGGCCTGTCCTATTGCTCCGCCATCGGTGGCGGCCGCTCGGGCATCATCGAAACCAACTTCCGCGAAGAATGCGAAACCGACCTCTTCGGTGAACAGGCCGTTCTCTGCGGTGGCTTGGTTGAGCTGATCCGCATGGGCTTTGAAACGCTGGTCGAAGCGGGCTATGCGCCGGAAATGGCCTATTTCGAATGCCTGCACGAAGTGAAGCTGATCGTTGATCTGATCTATGAAGGCGGCATCGCCAACATGAACTACTCGATCTCGAATACGGCGGAATACGGCGAATATGTCTCCGGCCCGCGCATCCTGCCTTACGACGAAACCAAGGCGCGGATGAAAGCCGTTCTGACAGACATCCAGTCGGGCAAATTCGTGCGTGATTTCATGCTCGAAAACGCTGTGGGTCAGCCGTCCTTCAAGGCGACACGCCGCATCAATGACGAGCACGGCATCGAAGCCACCGGCGAAAAACTGCGCGGCATGATGCCGTGGATTTCCGCCGGCAAGATGGTCGACAAAGAAAAGAACTGA
- a CDS encoding Lrp/AsnC family transcriptional regulator translates to MLDDVDRRILRQMQAAPELSNSELAERCGLSPASCWRRVEKMQAGGVIKRQEAIIDWTALGYSVEVSLRVTLDKTQTRAFDEFIAAAREVPEVIEIQTFLGRVDVRLSVIAKDMPHYQQVYRARILTLPHIADIEALMHVAKIKSDEVLPV, encoded by the coding sequence ATGCTTGATGATGTGGATCGCCGTATCCTGCGCCAGATGCAGGCCGCGCCGGAGCTGAGCAATAGCGAGTTGGCCGAGCGGTGCGGCTTGTCACCGGCGAGCTGTTGGCGGCGGGTGGAGAAGATGCAGGCCGGTGGCGTGATCAAACGCCAAGAGGCGATCATCGACTGGACCGCTTTGGGCTATTCCGTCGAGGTGAGCCTGCGCGTGACGTTGGACAAGACCCAAACGCGGGCGTTTGACGAATTTATTGCGGCGGCGCGTGAGGTGCCGGAGGTGATCGAGATCCAGACCTTCCTTGGCCGGGTCGATGTGCGCCTGTCGGTGATCGCCAAGGACATGCCGCATTATCAGCAGGTGTATCGCGCCCGTATTCTGACCCTTCCGCATATCGCCGATATCGAGGCGTTGATGCATGTCGCGAAGATCAAGAGCGACGAAGTGTTGCCCGTATGA
- a CDS encoding rhodanese-like domain-containing protein, producing MLRSTLVCVAMLASPVLADDPVQITKGVMSVTVETDGGAVEISRNQDTGHVISGDFARTSRPCPNFCIQPMVPADGVTTIGELELLDALKDPDVMVIDSRIRPNFEGGSIPGAVNMPYTEMADRLGELGCEPDFDGFECLPEKIKTVALFCNGPWCGQSPTAIRRMIKAGFPAERIMYYRQGMQGWRMLGLTVTGE from the coding sequence ATGTTGAGATCCACGCTTGTCTGTGTCGCCATGCTGGCCAGCCCTGTGCTGGCGGATGATCCGGTTCAAATCACCAAAGGGGTGATGTCGGTCACTGTTGAAACCGATGGCGGCGCAGTTGAGATTAGCCGCAATCAGGACACGGGCCATGTCATCAGCGGGGATTTCGCCCGCACATCAAGGCCTTGCCCGAACTTCTGTATTCAGCCGATGGTGCCCGCCGACGGGGTGACGACGATTGGCGAATTGGAGCTTCTGGACGCGCTTAAAGACCCCGATGTGATGGTAATCGACAGCCGCATTCGTCCGAATTTCGAGGGGGGGTCGATTCCCGGTGCGGTCAACATGCCCTATACCGAGATGGCCGACCGGCTGGGCGAGCTTGGCTGTGAGCCGGATTTCGACGGGTTTGAATGCCTGCCCGAGAAGATCAAGACGGTGGCGTTGTTTTGCAACGGGCCGTGGTGCGGGCAGTCACCGACCGCAATTCGGCGGATGATCAAGGCGGGCTTTCCGGCGGAGCGGATCATGTATTACCGGCAAGGGATGCAGGGCTGGCGGATGCTGGGCTTGACCGTGACGGGTGAGTGA
- a CDS encoding antibiotic biosynthesis monooxygenase yields the protein MPTIAKDSPVQTVITTFEMTPGTAQDLMDALSAAYAEFISKQPGFIGAGLHINDAQTRIANYSQWQRREDFQAMLRSDEMRQRNRKIAELCKSFEPVMYEVSEAYD from the coding sequence ATGCCGACAATAGCCAAGGACAGCCCGGTCCAGACGGTGATCACCACGTTTGAGATGACACCGGGCACGGCGCAGGATTTGATGGATGCGCTGAGTGCGGCCTATGCCGAGTTTATCTCAAAACAGCCGGGGTTCATCGGGGCGGGGCTGCATATCAATGACGCGCAGACGCGGATTGCCAATTATTCGCAATGGCAGCGGCGCGAGGATTTTCAGGCGATGCTGCGCAGTGACGAGATGCGCCAGCGCAACCGCAAGATTGCCGAGCTGTGTAAGAGCTTCGAGCCGGTGATGTATGAGGTGAGCGAGGCGTATGACTGA
- a CDS encoding pyrimidine 5'-nucleotidase, which translates to MPKHHFTHVAHWVFDLDNTLYPPHARLFDQIEVKMTQYVMDALGVDRAHANFLRKDYWQRYGTTLAGLMQEHDVDPTPYLTHVHEISLDHLEPDTELRRGISALPGRKIVYTNGSAPYAERVIAARGLNGVFDAIYGVEHADFHPKPDARAFAAVFARDGVEPMLGAMFEDDARNLAVPHDLGMRCVHVAPERGTGDHIHHHTVDLTEFITRLTR; encoded by the coding sequence ATGCCAAAACACCATTTCACTCATGTCGCTCACTGGGTCTTTGACCTCGATAATACGCTCTATCCGCCCCACGCGCGGCTGTTCGATCAGATCGAGGTCAAGATGACGCAATACGTGATGGACGCCCTCGGCGTTGACCGCGCCCACGCCAATTTTCTGCGCAAGGATTACTGGCAGCGCTATGGCACCACGCTGGCCGGTCTGATGCAGGAACATGACGTCGATCCGACCCCCTACCTGACCCATGTTCACGAAATCTCGCTCGACCACCTCGAACCCGATACCGAATTGCGCCGCGGCATCTCTGCCCTGCCGGGACGCAAGATCGTCTACACCAACGGCTCTGCGCCCTATGCCGAACGGGTAATCGCCGCGCGCGGGCTCAACGGGGTGTTCGATGCGATCTATGGCGTCGAACATGCCGATTTCCACCCCAAGCCCGACGCCCGCGCCTTTGCCGCCGTGTTTGCGCGCGATGGCGTTGAACCGATGCTCGGCGCGATGTTCGAGGATGACGCCCGCAACCTCGCCGTGCCCCACGATCTGGGCATGCGCTGCGTCCATGTCGCGCCCGAGCGCGGGACAGGCGATCATATCCATCACCACACGGTCGACCTCACCGAATTCATCACCCGCCTGACCCGCTAA
- a CDS encoding Lrp/AsnC family transcriptional regulator, giving the protein MSAETLTELDATDRAVLRALQEDATQSAGALGRKLGLTQPATWRRIRRLSDTGVIKGRRLVLDAEKLGFGVTVFLGVKLATKGRVSLEDFERAVSAIPEVQTVEHILGLYDYRLRIVARDIPDFERILRRRIMTLPGAGDVEANVLLSEERLQGPIGG; this is encoded by the coding sequence ATGAGCGCAGAAACGTTAACGGAGCTTGATGCGACCGACCGGGCGGTGCTGCGGGCCTTGCAAGAGGACGCAACGCAGAGCGCCGGGGCATTGGGGCGCAAGCTGGGTCTGACGCAACCGGCGACGTGGCGGCGGATCAGGCGGCTGAGCGATACCGGGGTGATCAAGGGGCGGCGACTGGTGCTGGATGCGGAAAAGCTGGGATTTGGGGTGACGGTTTTTCTGGGCGTCAAGCTGGCCACCAAGGGGCGCGTGTCATTGGAGGATTTCGAGCGGGCGGTCTCGGCCATTCCGGAAGTGCAGACGGTGGAGCATATCCTTGGGCTTTATGATTATCGCCTGCGGATCGTGGCGCGGGACATTCCCGATTTTGAGCGGATTTTGCGCCGCCGGATCATGACCTTGCCCGGAGCGGGGGATGTGGAGGCGAATGTGCTCTTGAGCGAAGAACGCTTGCAGGGGCCGATCGGGGGGTGA